In Drechmeria coniospora strain ARSEF 6962 chromosome 03, whole genome shotgun sequence, the DNA window ctcgccctTGAGCCTGTCGAGGGCCCGTTGCGCCCgcatgtcgtcggcgtcggcgtatCCCTTGCGCTTGGCGTACTTGTCGTTTTGGTCCTCGGGCGACTGCTGCAGCTCCTTGTTCATCACGGGCACGTATCTGCCCGCCAGCCGTCCGCCGTTTGCCCCCTCGTAGACGCGGGTGGCGGCGTTGGCCTTGGGGCGGTGCTGCCCTCCGCCGCTGCCGGGTAGCGACCCTTGCCGGGAGACGAGGCGCAGCAgctggccggcgagcagctcgtccaTCTTCCGGCCGCGCCAGACCTCCCACAGGTCGTCCATGAGGCCGAACTGGCCGAACCGGTTGGGCCAgtgctcctcgccgacgtagACCCACGGCAGCGCGTCGTCGGGGAAGAGGCAGTCCCAGAGGACGAGGGGCACCTCGTTGGCCATGACGTAGCTCGGCTTGCGCGGGttctcggccacgtcgagcaGCCGCGACACGATCTCGGGCGACTCGAGccgctggccgacgagaaaGAGGAGGGCGACCATGTGGCGGATCTGATGCCACAGAAAGGCCGACCCCCTGACGTGAAAGTAGTAGACCTTGGGGTggggctcgtcgccgacggcgggcgcGCCAAAGCTCGCCTGCTGCAGGTACGGCAGCGCCGTGCTGACGTCTTCGACCTCGACAATGTCCGACTCGAAGATGTGCCGCTTGAAGTTGATGATTTGCTTTGCCGGGTCGACCTTGCAGACGTTGCGGAAGTCGTGCTCGCCTTCGAACCGTTTGGCGGCATCCCTCATGGCTTCGATATCCAGCCATCCCGACTTGAGGCCGCTCGCGGACGGCGGCTCCAGAGGGCACGGAACGGGCGAAAAGGCTGGCTGCGTGAAGAAGTAGCGGTACTGCCGTTCGCGGCATGAGAAGCGCGCGGAGAAGtcggcaggcggcgagggacaCCACGCGAGCACGCGGATGTCGTTGGGCAGTAGGCGGTTGAGGATGCGAGGGTAGCAGAGCTCGTCCTTGACGTCATCAAACGGTCGgcgctcgccgtcttcggactcggcctcgtccccgtTCGGTAGCCGTTCCGCAGCAGGATCGGGTGACACGGATgacacctcggcctcgtcccgcctcggtcgcttcgtcggcagcggccggTTGCTCCGCACGCGCAGGCCGATGACCTGGCCGAAGGCGCTCACGCCGCGATCCGTCCGGCCACACTTGGAGTATTCGCAGCAGTCGAACTGGACCACCttttcgtcgtcggggaAGATGAGACAGGCCTTGGTCAGGGCGTTCCagagctcctcctcgatggTCGAGAGGTTCCCCATGGCCTGAAACTCGAAGCCGCCGTAATTTTTGCCGAGGTAGGCCAGCTTAAGGGCGATGTGACGGGAGGCGTATCTTGAAGGGTCCATCTTGCGCTtccccttggccttggccttggccgccttgccgCTGGCCGATTTCGCCGCAGTTTTTGCCGTCGGCTCCTCGCTCGTCCGTGGCTCGGGGGCCTTgacctcgaccttggccgGCTCCGAAGATGATCTGAGCTCGGACTCGAGCTCCCTTAGACGCTGTATGAGGCCAGTCTTTGTCCAGCTTTCGTAGTTGGCTCCTTGGCCCTGGCCGTTGCATTTGCCGCTGAGGTTGGAAGAATCCATGCTGACGTtgcacgacggcagccttTTGACGACTTTGGAAGTGGAAATGGGTCGACAGAGCAGCGATGCTCTAGCTCTACCGGCCGTTGGAACGGTTGCCACAGAAAAGCTGCGCCCAGGGCTGCGGTGGAGAGGGCGCATGCAGGATGGAGGTGGGCGTGCCGATGATGGATTTTCTGATGCTCTGTACGAGCACATATCGTGCAAGTATATATTTTtttagtactccgtactgtacttgtacatgctttacgtactacagtacttacctacacCTAGGTGTATGATCCGGCCACTAGGTAATTAGTTTACTCTGCAGtctgcactgtaagtacagtagttgtacatgtacttgcaggggcttgatacttacttaggtacctcCAAACCCTGTAATCCCGTATGAATTAGTGGtgccagtactccgtacagcgagCGTACtgagtacagtgcttacgGAGTGCATCAAGTACCTCcggatacatgtacaacaatTATTCGTTTGAGGCCCACATCTAGTTGGTACTGtaccaagtattaatacatgtacaagcacacttCAGCCATGGCGTGCCATTTCCCCAGAGCGCCTCGAGACTCGCGTGGCGTCGTTGCGCCACAGTGACCCAGCCCATCACGACGACATTCGTCTCCGTTGCCGTCAGAAGCCTATATCCGCCGCCTTCCTTTCCTCCTCACTCAGCTCCTGCACCTCCCTTCTCAGACGCAGGTGGCCGGCAATGTATGCCAGTGTGGACACTGATACAGACGGCAAGCTGGACGGCAAGCTAGACGGCAAGCTGGACGCCGAGCTGGACGCCGAGCTGGACGCCGAGCTGGTCAAGTTACTGCTCGTGGGCGATGACAAGTGCGGCAAGACAACATTTCTATCGTTCGTCTCCTTGGCTCCCGTCATTCATTCCGTGCTGCGGACAAGTCACAACTGACGTGTACTCTCGGCACAGGCGGCTGAGCGCTGGTGACGAAACAAATCCCATCCCGCTCCTCCGCGACATAGACCAGCCGTACATTTTCAACGTGAGCCTGTCCGGCAAGCCGTTCCACCTCGAGTTTTACGACACATCGTGTGCGCAGCACTGGCGCCTGCTGGATCCcgacgtcatcgtcgtctgcTACGACAttggccggcggccgagtctCGTCAGCATGAGAACATTCGTCGGTTTCCTTCCCGTCCGGGCGCTCCCGGCTTGCGGCGCAAACTGACACGAGGTGCGTGCAGTGGTTGAACGAGGTGAAGGCGGCCTTTCCGCGCATCGACGGCCTGCcgatcgtcgtcctcggcctgaAGCGGGATCTGAGGTGCAAGCTGCAGccggacgccgtcgtcgatccgCAAGAGGCGTACCAGATGGCGCAGACGATGCGCGCCGATCGCTACGTCGAATGCTCTGCTGTGACGGGCGAGCTCGTGAAGCTGGCCTTTGAGGACATT includes these proteins:
- a CDS encoding putative pseudouridine synthase 3 produces the protein MDSSNLSGKCNGQGQGANYESWTKTGLIQRLRELESELRSSSEPAKVEVKAPEPRTSEEPTAKTAAKSASGKAAKAKAKGKRKMDPSRYASRHIALKLAYLGKNYGGFEFQAMGNLSTIEEELWNALTKACLIFPDDEKVVQFDCCEYSKCGRTDRGVSAFGQVIGLRVRSNRPLPTKRPRRDEAEVSSVSPDPAAERLPNGDEAESEDGERRPFDDVKDELCYPRILNRLLPNDIRVLAWCPSPPADFSARFSCRERQYRYFFTQPAFSPVPCPLEPPSASGLKSGWLDIEAMRDAAKRFEGEHDFRNVCKVDPAKQIINFKRHIFESDIVEVEDVSTALPYLQQASFGAPAVGDEPHPKVYYFHVRGSAFLWHQIRHMVALLFLVGQRLESPEIVSRLLDVAENPRKPSYVMANEVPLVLWDCLFPDDALPWVYVGEEHWPNRFGQFGLMDDLWEVWRGRKMDELLAGQLLRLVSRQGSLPGSGGGQHRPKANAATRVYEGANGGRLAGRYVPVMNKELQQSPEDQNDKYAKRKGYADADDMRAQRALDRLKGEQGELVG
- a CDS encoding Small GTPase superfamily codes for the protein MYASVDTDTDGKLDGKLDGKLDAELDAELDAELVKLLLVGDDKCGKTTFLSRLSAGDETNPIPLLRDIDQPYIFNVSLSGKPFHLEFYDTSCAQHWRLLDPDVIVVCYDIGRRPSLVSMRTFWLNEVKAAFPRIDGLPIVVLGLKRDLRCKLQPDAVVDPQEAYQMAQTMRADRYVECSAVTGELVKLAFEDICITATKTTTAAGGQTEGGCTVL